Sequence from the Thermocaproicibacter melissae genome:
GTCCATTTTGAACCGGTTGAAAGGATTGACCAGGTACTGAAAATTGCGCTCACAAGGGTTCCTACACCAATGTGCAGCGAGAAAGAAGCGGAACCGAGAACGGTGCCAACCGTGCCGAAGGTTCCGGTGCAAACACCGGAGCATAAGCCGACTGAGCAGTCGTCCGTGATTCCGCAGTAACGAGGAGCTCTATGAATTTTCAAAACGCTTTTTTCGAGACAGCGGCCGGAACATCGGCCGGGCTTCCCCAAAGTACCCTGCCGGAAATTGTTTTTTCCGGCAGGTCAAATGTTGGGAAGTCCTCCATGATTAATAAGCTGCTCAATCGCAAAAGCCTTGCACATGTCAGTTCTTCACCCGGAAAAACGTCTACGATAAACTTTTATAATGTAGGTTTCTGCCGTTTTGCCGACTTGCCCGGTTATGGGTATGCAAAAGTAACCCCGGCCGAGAAACAGCGCTGGGCGGAGCTTATTGAAGGCTATTTTGCACAGGAACGCGATTTCCGCTTGGTGGTGCAAATCATCGACATGCGCCGCGACCCGACGGATGACGATATGGCGATGCTTGCCTTTCTGCGCAGCAGGGAGATCCCATTCCTGATTGCAGCATCAAAAAGCGATAAGCTAAATGCAACACAGCGGGCAAAAATGACGTCTGTGTTTCAGAAGATTGCGTCGCAGTGCGGGACCGAGTTCGTACCTTTTTCAGCAATTTCCGGTGAAGGAGTAGAACAAATCCAAAAGAAAATTCTTTCCGTTTGTGAGAAATAAAAGACACCGCAAGCGAGTTCCGCTTGCGGTGTCTTCCTGCGAATGGAAGTATTATAGGAAAAATGCGGAAATTGTTTAAATAGCTAAAACCCATCTCTAACAAAATCAGAAATTATAGGTATTATAGTGCAAAGTAGGGCCACAGTGCCTTTACTTTTTCACTTTTTCATGCTAAAAT
This genomic interval carries:
- the yihA gene encoding ribosome biogenesis GTP-binding protein YihA/YsxC → MNFQNAFFETAAGTSAGLPQSTLPEIVFSGRSNVGKSSMINKLLNRKSLAHVSSSPGKTSTINFYNVGFCRFADLPGYGYAKVTPAEKQRWAELIEGYFAQERDFRLVVQIIDMRRDPTDDDMAMLAFLRSREIPFLIAASKSDKLNATQRAKMTSVFQKIASQCGTEFVPFSAISGEGVEQIQKKILSVCEK